Proteins from a single region of Runella sp. SP2:
- a CDS encoding S8 family serine peptidase has product MKKVIVLLTFVGLASCQREITSTAPAADCLVTASATSGDIIEGEYIITLKEVSSTSSTTARIANLSDQLRKKYNLSSKAIRTTFKGHREGFFASLTPTEVHSLQTDPSIELIEPDRRVGLCSCLEVVSATSVTWNVRKTGYGNGENFQDKTVWIIDTGVDLDHPDLNIDTQRSQSFISGITTAEDNNGHGTHVAGIIGAKNNTLGVMGVASGAKIVALKVLDQLGEGRLSSVISALSYIRQNGKAGDVVNMSLGLEGISTTLDREVQATANLGILFSIAAGNDAKLASGFSPARLNHSNIFTVSAVDSTGRFASFSNYGNDAVDVAAYGVRILSTYSNGRYAILSGTSMAAPHVAGLLLIKGINIPTSGTASNDPDGVPDPIARASKTQVAVAAVVDN; this is encoded by the coding sequence ATGAAAAAAGTAATCGTACTCCTTACTTTCGTAGGACTTGCAAGCTGTCAGCGTGAAATTACGTCAACGGCACCTGCGGCTGATTGTTTAGTGACTGCTTCCGCCACCAGTGGCGATATCATTGAGGGTGAATACATTATTACGCTCAAAGAAGTTTCTAGCACATCTAGCACCACTGCTCGAATAGCCAACCTTTCTGACCAACTGCGTAAGAAATATAACCTTTCTTCAAAAGCTATTCGTACTACCTTCAAAGGACACCGCGAGGGCTTTTTTGCCAGCCTCACCCCAACAGAAGTTCATTCCTTACAAACTGACCCCAGCATTGAACTCATTGAACCCGACCGAAGAGTTGGTTTATGTTCTTGTTTGGAAGTGGTAAGTGCGACGTCTGTTACTTGGAACGTTAGAAAAACAGGGTATGGCAACGGAGAAAACTTCCAAGACAAAACCGTCTGGATTATTGATACGGGCGTTGACCTCGACCATCCTGACCTCAACATCGACACCCAACGCAGTCAATCGTTCATCAGCGGCATCACGACTGCCGAAGACAACAACGGACACGGTACCCACGTGGCGGGAATTATTGGGGCGAAAAACAACACCTTGGGGGTAATGGGCGTTGCATCAGGTGCCAAAATAGTGGCACTCAAAGTACTAGACCAGTTGGGCGAAGGGCGACTCTCGAGTGTGATTTCGGCGCTTTCTTACATCCGCCAAAATGGCAAAGCGGGCGATGTCGTCAATATGAGTTTGGGTTTAGAAGGTATTTCAACCACCCTCGACCGCGAAGTACAGGCTACCGCCAATTTAGGGATTTTGTTTTCCATTGCCGCAGGAAACGACGCCAAGCTTGCCAGCGGTTTTTCACCCGCGAGACTTAATCACAGCAATATTTTCACGGTGTCAGCGGTAGATAGTACGGGGCGTTTTGCGAGCTTTTCCAATTATGGCAACGACGCCGTGGATGTCGCTGCTTACGGGGTTCGTATTCTTTCCACTTATTCCAATGGCCGTTATGCCATTCTTTCGGGCACTTCTATGGCGGCACCCCACGTAGCGGGTTTACTTTTAATCAAAGGGATAAATATTCCAACCTCAGGAACAGCCTCCAATGACCCCGACGGAGTACCTGACCCTATTGCTAGGGCAAGCAAAACCCAAGTGGCAGTAGCAGCAGTGGTGGACAATTAA
- a CDS encoding RND family transporter, whose translation MFWQATSKFILKNRTVLLGLVVLLTGFMGFQASKVRLSYELAKILPASDPNFQLYEAFKARYGEDGNVLVMGVATNQMFQQEVFSDWYELNQAIKKIEGVKEVVSNASLREIVRNDSLKRFDFVPIVAQKPRLQSEVDSIRLKINRLPFYQGFIVSEDGKAHLMAITLDQQKLNDESRGELLEAILKATAVFERKHSLKVHLSGLPYIRTEFSAKVSREVVMFTVLAVLVTGLILMFFFRSWWVMLISLGVVLMGVVCSVGYMVLFGYEISLLTGLIPSLMVVIGVPNSIFLTNKYHEEFGKTKDKSQALATAAEKIGETTFWANITTSIGFGVFYLTGSKLLEEFGLIASLSVMTMYMICLVLITILYSYLPAPNAKHLARLEEKFISRFLQKVDGLVKNRRRFIYLTVSVLVLVSAYGLSRITAIGFIVDDLPENDPILTDLQFFERHFHGVMPFEVSIDTGRPGRVFAPQTLTKIRQMQKEFATHPEFTKPLSLVEAIKFIYQAYRGGDPKYFVLPGALELNKLAEYTGATKGTEASFGSFIDTTRRYTRVSFQVADIGTKRIDALYDLLQPKIDSIFNINPETGTWLDKEDRYEAQITGNSVVFTKGNDYLLQNLVESTLLAIGLISVLIVVLFGNWRMILIAVIPSLVPLVITAGIMGFAGIHLKPSTTLIFSIAFGLSSDGTIYFLTKYKDEFRNKGRTVADAVSQTIQFTGISMFYTAIILFVGFVIFTASTFKGTVALGILVSITLLMGMLSNLILLPAFLLWMNKKITQ comes from the coding sequence GTGTTTTGGCAAGCCACCTCCAAATTTATTCTAAAGAATCGTACAGTACTACTGGGTTTGGTGGTGCTGCTGACAGGTTTTATGGGGTTTCAAGCCTCCAAAGTTCGACTTTCTTACGAATTGGCCAAAATTTTACCTGCCTCAGATCCAAATTTTCAGCTTTACGAGGCATTCAAAGCAAGGTACGGTGAAGATGGAAATGTGCTTGTGATGGGCGTCGCAACCAACCAAATGTTTCAGCAGGAAGTATTTAGCGATTGGTACGAACTCAATCAAGCAATCAAAAAAATTGAGGGCGTGAAGGAGGTAGTTTCTAACGCCAGTTTGAGGGAAATTGTGCGCAACGATAGCCTGAAACGCTTTGATTTTGTCCCTATTGTCGCTCAAAAACCCCGTTTACAGTCGGAAGTTGACTCAATACGGCTCAAAATCAACCGATTGCCTTTTTACCAAGGCTTTATTGTCAGCGAAGACGGAAAGGCGCATTTGATGGCCATAACCCTCGACCAGCAAAAACTCAATGATGAAAGTCGGGGGGAATTATTGGAAGCTATTTTAAAAGCAACGGCTGTCTTTGAACGAAAACATTCTCTTAAAGTGCATTTGTCGGGGTTGCCTTACATCCGTACCGAATTTTCGGCCAAAGTAAGCCGTGAAGTTGTGATGTTTACTGTTTTGGCAGTGCTGGTAACGGGTTTGATTTTGATGTTTTTCTTTCGGTCGTGGTGGGTGATGCTGATTTCCTTGGGAGTGGTGCTGATGGGGGTTGTGTGTAGCGTAGGCTACATGGTGTTGTTTGGGTACGAAATTTCGCTGTTGACAGGGCTAATTCCCTCGCTCATGGTGGTGATTGGGGTGCCTAATTCCATTTTTTTGACCAACAAATACCACGAAGAGTTTGGCAAAACCAAAGACAAGTCGCAAGCTTTGGCAACGGCGGCGGAGAAAATTGGAGAAACCACCTTTTGGGCCAACATTACTACCTCCATTGGGTTTGGAGTATTCTATTTGACGGGCAGTAAATTGCTGGAAGAGTTTGGATTGATAGCATCTTTGAGCGTGATGACAATGTACATGATTTGTTTGGTGTTGATAACCATTTTGTACAGCTATCTTCCTGCTCCCAACGCCAAGCACCTTGCGCGTTTGGAAGAAAAATTTATCAGCCGTTTTTTACAAAAAGTAGATGGTTTAGTAAAAAATCGACGTCGGTTCATTTATCTGACGGTGAGCGTTTTAGTGCTGGTGTCGGCGTATGGATTAAGTCGAATCACGGCGATTGGCTTCATTGTAGATGATTTGCCAGAGAATGATCCGATTTTGACTGATTTACAATTTTTTGAACGTCATTTCCACGGCGTCATGCCTTTTGAGGTAAGCATCGACACGGGGCGGCCTGGGAGGGTATTTGCGCCGCAGACATTGACCAAAATACGGCAGATGCAAAAAGAATTTGCGACGCACCCTGAGTTTACCAAGCCGTTGTCGTTGGTCGAAGCCATCAAGTTTATTTATCAAGCCTATCGTGGCGGAGACCCCAAGTATTTCGTGCTTCCAGGGGCGCTGGAGTTGAATAAATTGGCCGAATATACGGGGGCGACCAAAGGGACGGAAGCTAGTTTTGGAAGTTTTATTGATACGACGCGCCGTTATACGCGGGTGAGTTTTCAAGTGGCCGATATTGGTACCAAACGCATTGATGCCTTGTACGACCTGCTTCAACCCAAAATTGACAGCATTTTCAACATCAACCCTGAGACAGGGACGTGGCTTGACAAAGAAGACCGATACGAAGCCCAAATTACGGGTAACAGTGTCGTGTTTACCAAAGGCAATGATTATTTGCTTCAAAATTTGGTCGAAAGTACACTATTGGCCATTGGGTTGATTTCGGTACTGATTGTCGTTTTGTTTGGAAATTGGCGAATGATTCTGATTGCTGTCATTCCTAGCTTGGTTCCGTTGGTGATTACGGCGGGCATTATGGGTTTTGCAGGAATTCACCTTAAACCCTCAACAACGCTTATTTTTAGCATTGCTTTTGGGCTTTCGTCCGATGGAACGATTTACTTTTTGACCAAATACAAAGACGAATTTCGTAACAAAGGCCGAACTGTTGCCGATGCCGTTTCTCAAACGATTCAGTTTACTGGAATCAGTATGTTTTACACGGCTATTATACTCTTCGTAGGATTTGTTATTTTTACAGCTTCTACGTTTAAAGGCACAGTGGCGCTGGGAATTTTGGTTTCGATTACCTTGTTAATGGGAATGTTGTCCAATTTAATCCTTCTCCCTGCGTTTTTGTTATGGATGAATAAAAAAATAACCCAATGA
- a CDS encoding DUF4834 domain-containing protein encodes MKILFNIILIFIMLVAFVPAFRRFLFWLLVGRQLVKEQRKNSPAAQQRREGEIRVEKKPSNSGTSRFEGGEYVDYEEVKD; translated from the coding sequence ATGAAAATACTTTTTAATATCATACTCATCTTCATTATGTTGGTGGCTTTTGTCCCTGCGTTCCGCCGCTTTTTGTTTTGGCTGTTGGTGGGGCGTCAGTTGGTCAAAGAACAACGTAAAAATTCTCCAGCGGCCCAACAACGCCGCGAGGGGGAGATTAGGGTAGAGAAAAAACCTTCCAATTCAGGAACGTCGCGTTTTGAAGGTGGCGAATATGTGGACTACGAGGAAGTGAAAGACTAA
- a CDS encoding VWA domain-containing protein, which translates to MWDWLSLEWFTLAKLRAFSWTHPYYLYGILAIPVAFWLRNVFHAGSVQRLGITFVDKDAPRSWSVALRYLFPLTGFLALSCLLIALARPQLINTLTERDAEVIDIMLALDISDSMLEKDLPPNRLASAKSVAKSFIGGRLQDRVGLVVFAGEAITLCPLTNDYELIYGFLEEVDHRMITVAGTAVGSALAVCINRLRESLAKSKVVILLSDGENTAGNLDPTTAAQLAKAFGIRVYTIAVGKPFISRAVRDSVGTKLVHSVADEAMLKTISSTTNGHFYRATDNTTLAQVFRQIDRLERVNVKNRRYQEVKDYYRIYLNWAITFFLCLLLLKATFVANVLED; encoded by the coding sequence ATGTGGGACTGGCTTTCTTTGGAGTGGTTTACGTTGGCAAAACTACGCGCATTTTCGTGGACACATCCGTACTATTTGTACGGTATTTTGGCCATTCCCGTGGCATTTTGGCTACGAAATGTGTTTCATGCAGGGTCGGTTCAACGGCTGGGAATTACATTTGTCGATAAAGATGCGCCTAGAAGCTGGTCGGTGGCGCTGCGGTATTTATTTCCTCTAACTGGCTTTCTTGCCCTGAGTTGTTTATTAATAGCGCTTGCGCGTCCTCAGCTAATCAATACTTTGACCGAACGAGATGCTGAAGTGATAGACATCATGTTGGCTTTGGATATTTCGGATTCGATGTTAGAAAAAGACTTGCCCCCCAACCGCTTGGCATCGGCCAAAAGCGTTGCCAAATCGTTTATTGGCGGTCGTTTGCAAGACCGAGTGGGGTTGGTGGTGTTTGCGGGAGAAGCAATTACGCTTTGTCCGCTTACCAACGACTACGAACTGATTTATGGTTTTTTGGAGGAAGTCGATCACCGCATGATTACAGTGGCTGGAACGGCCGTGGGGAGTGCTTTGGCCGTATGTATCAACCGATTGCGGGAAAGTCTAGCCAAGTCAAAAGTTGTTATTTTATTGAGTGACGGAGAAAATACCGCAGGGAATCTCGACCCAACCACCGCCGCGCAACTTGCCAAAGCCTTTGGCATACGGGTTTATACTATTGCTGTTGGTAAACCATTTATTAGCAGGGCCGTACGCGATTCTGTAGGAACAAAGCTGGTGCATTCGGTAGCCGACGAGGCCATGCTCAAGACCATTTCTTCTACCACCAATGGCCATTTCTATCGAGCTACCGACAATACCACGCTTGCACAAGTGTTTCGCCAAATTGACCGATTGGAACGAGTCAATGTCAAAAATCGACGTTACCAAGAAGTCAAAGATTATTACCGAATTTACCTCAACTGGGCGATTACCTTCTTTTTATGCCTACTGCTGCTCAAGGCCACTTTCGTCGCCAATGTCTTGGAAGATTAA